One genomic segment of Pandoraea thiooxydans includes these proteins:
- a CDS encoding mannose-1-phosphate guanylyltransferase/mannose-6-phosphate isomerase — MNTTHATRASSADSLAALPDAPPTSIRHIQPVVLAGGSGTRLWPLSREHHPKQMVGLLSNDSLLEETVHRLDGFSGAFDVADEWILVCGENHRFMSAELLRRGGRAARIVLEPDPRNTAPALTVAALAAASGEQDPILAVMPADHAVTDNAAFQLALSKAATYAADGAIVALGVIPHRAETGYGYIRVGMALGREGGYVLDRFVEKPHRELAEQYLRSEEYWWNSGIFVMRASVWLAAIKTLRPDIFEACAAAYRGVTNDASFSRLDAAAFDQCPADSIDYAVMERLGEDARFPGVVVPLDAGWSDIGSWDAIWEIMPKDHEGNVARGKVVFEQSTDSLAHSEGRLIACIGLRGVVVIETADAVLVADKQYAQQVKAVVGRLRSDHGAEVSDHRKVHRPWGCYDSVDTGERFQVKRIIVNPGASLSLQMHYHRAEHWVVVRGTAKVTCGEKSFLLTENQSTFIPLGTTHRLENPGKTPLEIIEVQSGAYLGEDDIVRFEDRFGRA, encoded by the coding sequence ATGAATACCACGCATGCCACGCGAGCATCTTCAGCCGACTCCCTAGCCGCCCTGCCCGACGCGCCCCCGACTTCCATCAGACACATTCAGCCGGTTGTGCTGGCCGGCGGATCGGGAACCCGTCTTTGGCCTCTATCTCGCGAACATCATCCAAAGCAAATGGTTGGATTGCTAAGTAATGACTCGCTTCTTGAAGAAACCGTACATAGACTGGACGGCTTTTCCGGGGCGTTCGACGTCGCCGACGAATGGATCCTGGTGTGTGGCGAGAATCATCGCTTCATGAGCGCCGAGCTGCTGCGGCGCGGCGGCCGCGCCGCACGGATCGTACTCGAGCCCGATCCGCGCAATACGGCCCCGGCACTCACCGTTGCGGCTCTTGCCGCTGCCAGCGGCGAACAGGATCCGATCCTGGCGGTCATGCCGGCCGATCATGCGGTTACCGATAACGCGGCTTTTCAACTCGCTTTGTCGAAGGCTGCCACGTATGCCGCGGACGGTGCCATCGTGGCGCTGGGCGTGATACCGCATCGGGCGGAAACCGGCTATGGCTACATTCGCGTCGGCATGGCACTTGGCCGGGAAGGCGGCTACGTGCTCGATCGCTTCGTTGAAAAGCCCCACCGGGAACTCGCTGAGCAATACCTGCGCTCCGAAGAGTATTGGTGGAACAGCGGAATTTTCGTGATGCGCGCCTCCGTGTGGCTGGCCGCCATCAAGACATTGCGGCCCGACATCTTCGAAGCGTGTGCCGCCGCATATCGCGGCGTCACCAACGATGCATCGTTTTCCCGCCTCGACGCGGCGGCATTCGATCAGTGTCCGGCCGACTCGATCGATTACGCGGTGATGGAGCGGCTTGGCGAGGACGCCCGCTTTCCCGGTGTCGTTGTGCCGCTCGATGCGGGCTGGTCGGACATTGGCTCATGGGACGCCATCTGGGAAATCATGCCCAAGGACCACGAAGGCAACGTCGCGCGCGGCAAGGTCGTGTTCGAGCAGAGCACCGACAGTCTGGCCCACTCGGAGGGCCGCCTGATCGCCTGTATCGGACTGCGCGGAGTCGTGGTCATCGAGACGGCCGATGCGGTCCTGGTGGCAGACAAGCAGTATGCGCAACAAGTCAAGGCGGTGGTCGGCCGCCTCAGATCCGACCACGGTGCCGAGGTCAGCGACCATCGCAAGGTGCACCGCCCCTGGGGTTGCTATGACTCGGTCGATACCGGCGAGCGCTTTCAGGTCAAACGGATTATCGTCAACCCCGGCGCCAGCCTGTCGCTGCAGATGCACTACCACCGCGCCGAACACTGGGTGGTGGTGCGCGGCACCGCCAAGGTGACGTGCGGCGAGAAATCGTTTCTGTTGACCGAGAACCAGTCGACCTTCATCCCGTTGGGTACCACGCATCGACTGGAAAACCCGGGCAAGACGCCGCTTGAAATCATCGAAGTCCAATCCGGCGCCTATCTCGGCGAGGACGACATCGTCAGGTTCGAGGACCGGTTCGGGCGCGCGTGA
- a CDS encoding MFS transporter: MVMAWTKQQKSVALASFLGWTLDAFDFFLMVFVLKDIAKAFDVEITSVTIAIMLTLALRPLGALIFGRLADRFGRRPVLMANILLFSVLDLASGFATSLTMLLVLRCLFGVAMGGEWGVGSALTMESIPAKSRGIMSGILQAGYPAGYLLASGVFGLLHDTIGWRGMFVIGIAPALVVLFIRRNVPESPTWQRGAGKPRPSIVAVFAREWKLALYGIVLMTAFNFFSHGTQDMYPTFLTVQHKLSAHMVGLLAATSAIGAIIGGIVFGALSERIGRRKAIAIAALLALPVLPLWAFSTGSLALGIGAFLMQISVQGAWGVIPAHLNELSPGEVRATFPGLIYQLGNFLACANATLQAGIAANHGGDYGYAMALVAGIVAIVISVLIMFGPERRGTQMQMTESASQGETDTPRFVASPATH, from the coding sequence ATCGTTATGGCCTGGACCAAGCAGCAAAAGAGCGTTGCGCTCGCCAGTTTTCTCGGTTGGACGCTCGATGCGTTCGACTTCTTTCTGATGGTTTTCGTACTGAAGGACATTGCCAAGGCGTTCGACGTCGAGATCACAAGTGTGACGATCGCGATCATGCTCACACTAGCGCTGCGCCCGCTAGGCGCCCTGATCTTCGGGCGGCTCGCCGATCGCTTTGGCCGGCGCCCGGTGCTGATGGCCAATATTCTGCTTTTTTCCGTGCTCGACCTGGCCTCCGGCTTCGCCACGAGTCTCACTATGCTGCTCGTGCTTCGGTGCCTGTTCGGTGTGGCAATGGGCGGCGAATGGGGCGTGGGATCGGCGCTCACGATGGAGTCGATTCCGGCAAAATCGCGCGGCATCATGTCGGGCATCCTGCAAGCCGGCTACCCGGCCGGCTATCTGCTGGCCTCCGGCGTATTCGGCCTACTGCACGACACGATCGGCTGGCGCGGCATGTTCGTGATCGGCATCGCGCCCGCGCTGGTAGTGCTCTTCATCCGCCGCAACGTGCCCGAGTCGCCGACCTGGCAGCGCGGCGCCGGCAAACCCCGTCCAAGCATCGTCGCGGTGTTCGCACGCGAATGGAAGCTGGCGCTGTATGGCATTGTGCTGATGACCGCCTTCAATTTCTTCAGCCACGGCACGCAGGACATGTACCCGACTTTCCTGACGGTCCAGCACAAGTTGTCGGCGCACATGGTCGGGCTGCTGGCCGCGACCTCGGCGATCGGCGCGATCATCGGCGGCATCGTGTTCGGCGCGCTCTCGGAGCGCATCGGCCGGCGCAAGGCAATCGCTATCGCCGCCCTGCTCGCGCTGCCGGTGCTGCCGCTGTGGGCGTTCTCGACCGGCAGCCTCGCACTCGGCATCGGCGCATTCCTGATGCAGATTTCGGTGCAGGGGGCGTGGGGCGTGATTCCAGCCCATTTGAACGAACTCTCGCCCGGCGAGGTGCGTGCGACTTTCCCGGGGCTCATTTACCAACTGGGCAACTTCCTCGCGTGCGCCAACGCAACGCTGCAGGCCGGCATCGCGGCCAATCACGGCGGCGACTACGGTTATGCCATGGCGTTGGTCGCGGGCATCGTCGCGATCGTCATCAGCGTGCTGATCATGTTCGGTCCGGAGCGGCGCGGCACACAAATGCAGATGACCGAGTCGGCCAGCCAGGGCGAAACCGATACGCCGAGGTTTGTGGCGTCACCGGCGACGCATTGA
- a CDS encoding LON peptidase substrate-binding domain-containing protein, with protein sequence MSLPPPIPLFPLSNALFPSGVLHLRIFEVRYLDMIRRCLAEGTEFGVVILLEGNEVRQPGKTELLGSVGTMARIESCEAPMPALLELTCVGTTRFRLRSTEPGKYGLWQGQCVTLEDDPVVPVPAALQGSADALGRLIARLQKQAVPIEQMPIAAPFRLDECGWVANRWSELLALPPDLKQTLLSQDDPKLRLAQVHALLVERGLLD encoded by the coding sequence ATGTCGCTGCCGCCACCCATCCCGCTGTTTCCGTTGAGCAATGCGCTGTTTCCATCCGGCGTATTGCATTTGCGCATTTTCGAAGTGCGCTATCTCGATATGATCCGCCGATGCCTGGCCGAGGGGACGGAGTTCGGCGTCGTGATACTGCTCGAGGGCAATGAGGTGCGCCAGCCGGGCAAGACCGAGCTGCTTGGGTCGGTCGGTACGATGGCCCGGATCGAATCCTGCGAGGCACCGATGCCGGCACTCCTGGAGCTGACTTGTGTCGGCACGACACGTTTTCGGCTGAGATCGACCGAGCCAGGCAAATACGGCTTGTGGCAGGGGCAGTGCGTGACGCTCGAAGACGATCCTGTCGTGCCGGTTCCAGCGGCGCTGCAGGGCAGTGCCGACGCACTGGGGCGGCTTATCGCGCGTCTGCAGAAGCAGGCGGTGCCCATCGAGCAGATGCCGATAGCCGCGCCGTTTCGGCTCGACGAGTGTGGCTGGGTCGCCAACCGCTGGAGCGAGTTGCTGGCGCTGCCGCCAGACCTGAAACAAACGCTGCTGAGCCAGGATGATCCGAAGCTGCGCCTCGCGCAGGTGCATGCGTTGTTGGTCGAGCGCGGGTTGCTCGACTGA
- a CDS encoding MFS transporter: MLTATGAFRATQNMAQTTLSLLGVSLGLGSAAIGAIAAGANLVAVLTMLLITAHLSTSAAQRAVYVGLLFMTASLVSFLIPAQFMLLVGALLLGVAGGLVLPSAATAIGQRASNQGDRTHATRGRAFATLALVLSISLTLGPIYESVVLSAAHEHLSAAYLAFLPIALIGARVTRQSQATTDAAPAAPASFWASMAGLGSLFRNQKWCLAVCGQAVYMVPFSLVVVFIGLIGKSLYHIPASTTEVGIAIFFTVSFLCRVALTRWPAVGHRLRLFGVCVAATLCGIGLLAFGHGIGLFMFALAILGAPHGLTYPVALALVADAVPIEELPRANAGFQAVSNLITVAAPLAFGLVIDQFGDRAVLLCAAIPILPLAGLLWVLRDAGRVH, translated from the coding sequence TTGCTGACGGCCACCGGCGCGTTCCGCGCGACGCAGAACATGGCGCAGACCACGCTCTCGCTGCTGGGCGTGTCCCTGGGACTCGGCAGCGCGGCGATCGGGGCGATCGCGGCCGGTGCCAACCTGGTTGCCGTGCTCACCATGCTGCTGATCACCGCGCATCTGAGCACCAGTGCCGCACAGCGGGCGGTCTACGTGGGCCTGCTCTTCATGACCGCCTCGCTCGTGAGCTTTCTCATCCCGGCCCAGTTCATGCTCCTGGTCGGCGCGCTGCTTCTGGGTGTCGCGGGCGGCCTTGTGCTGCCGAGCGCGGCCACTGCCATCGGCCAGCGTGCGTCGAACCAGGGCGACCGAACCCACGCGACTCGCGGGCGCGCCTTTGCCACGTTGGCGCTGGTGCTCTCGATCAGTCTTACGCTTGGCCCGATCTACGAGTCTGTTGTCCTGTCAGCCGCGCATGAGCACCTGTCGGCGGCGTATCTGGCGTTTCTGCCGATCGCGTTGATCGGTGCCAGGGTGACACGCCAAAGCCAGGCAACGACCGACGCGGCGCCTGCGGCGCCGGCCTCGTTCTGGGCATCGATGGCGGGCCTCGGGTCGCTGTTTCGCAACCAGAAGTGGTGCCTTGCCGTATGCGGCCAGGCGGTTTACATGGTTCCCTTCTCGCTGGTCGTCGTTTTCATCGGCCTGATCGGCAAGTCCCTGTATCACATCCCCGCTTCGACCACCGAGGTGGGCATTGCAATCTTCTTCACGGTCTCGTTCCTCTGCCGCGTTGCACTGACGCGTTGGCCTGCCGTCGGACATCGCTTGAGATTGTTCGGTGTGTGCGTCGCGGCCACGCTGTGCGGCATCGGTCTCCTGGCGTTCGGTCACGGCATCGGTCTTTTCATGTTTGCGCTGGCAATTCTCGGCGCGCCGCACGGATTGACCTACCCGGTCGCCCTCGCGCTGGTCGCGGACGCGGTGCCGATCGAGGAGCTGCCGCGTGCGAACGCGGGCTTTCAGGCCGTGAGCAACCTAATCACGGTGGCCGCACCGCTTGCCTTCGGCCTGGTGATCGACCAATTCGGCGATCGGGCGGTGCTGCTGTGCGCAGCCATTCCCATCCTGCCGCTGGCCGGCTTGCTGTGGGTGCTGCGCGATGCTGGCCGGGTCCACTGA